In Sphingopyxis sp. FD7, a single window of DNA contains:
- a CDS encoding ABC transporter ATP-binding protein, whose amino-acid sequence MAGLTIETARKRFGSTEVLKGVSIEVADGEFAVIVGPSGCGKSTLLRAVAGLEELDGGRVVIGDRDVTRLAPSERGIAMVFQSYALYPHLSVRENMAFGLRIAKVDKAEIAQRVQRAAQILNIEGLLDRKPAALSGGQRQRVAIGRAIVRQPQIFLFDEPLSNLDADLRVRMRYEFARLHRQLGTTTLYVTHDQVEAMTLADRIVVLRDGRIEQVGSPRMLYERPANIFVAQFLGTPRMNILPATMADDGRAALADGRRIALPALAAPLPAGTPLSVGIRPEHVRIGDAPDALAFTIGFIERLGGLATVHLQSAAGGGPIACQRRDDGSLREGSSAPVRLPTEHLHLFDPSGTAIETRRERP is encoded by the coding sequence ATGGCGGGACTGACGATCGAGACCGCACGCAAGCGCTTCGGTTCCACCGAGGTGCTGAAAGGCGTATCGATCGAGGTCGCCGACGGTGAGTTCGCGGTGATCGTCGGCCCGTCGGGCTGCGGCAAGTCGACACTGTTGCGCGCGGTGGCGGGGCTGGAGGAGCTGGACGGCGGGCGGGTCGTTATCGGCGATCGCGACGTGACCCGCCTTGCCCCGTCGGAGCGCGGCATCGCGATGGTGTTTCAATCCTATGCGCTCTATCCGCACCTCAGCGTCCGCGAAAATATGGCGTTCGGGCTGCGGATCGCGAAAGTCGACAAGGCCGAAATCGCGCAGCGGGTGCAGCGCGCCGCGCAGATCCTGAATATCGAAGGATTGCTCGACCGCAAGCCCGCGGCGCTGTCGGGCGGGCAGCGGCAGCGCGTCGCGATCGGCCGCGCGATCGTCCGCCAGCCGCAGATTTTCCTGTTCGACGAGCCGCTCTCGAACCTCGACGCCGACCTGCGCGTGCGGATGCGCTACGAGTTCGCCAGGCTGCATCGCCAGCTCGGCACGACGACGCTCTATGTCACCCACGACCAGGTCGAGGCGATGACGCTGGCCGACCGCATCGTCGTGCTGCGCGACGGGCGGATCGAACAGGTCGGCAGCCCGCGGATGCTTTACGAGCGCCCGGCCAATATCTTCGTCGCGCAGTTTCTGGGGACGCCGCGGATGAACATCCTGCCCGCGACGATGGCGGACGACGGGCGCGCCGCGCTCGCCGACGGACGCCGTATCGCCCTTCCCGCGCTCGCGGCGCCGCTGCCGGCGGGGACGCCGCTGTCGGTCGGCATCCGGCCCGAACATGTCCGGATCGGCGACGCTCCCGACGCGCTGGCGTTCACGATCGGTTTCATCGAGCGCCTCGGCGGCCTGGCAACGGTGCATTTGCAGAGCGCGGCGGGCGGCGGGCCCATCGCGTGCCAGCGTCGCGACGACGGCAGCCTCCGCGAAGGTTCGAGCGCTCCCGTGCGTCTGCCGACCGAACATCTCCACCTCTTCGACCCGTCGGGCACGGCTATCGAAACGCGGAGGGAACGGCCTTGA
- a CDS encoding LacI family DNA-binding transcriptional regulator: MATLRDVAREAGVSVATASRAINGLGNVTAPTRAAVMAAVKKLNFVPHSGARSLTRRKTDTVGVILPDLFGEFFSEIIRGIDLVAHESGMHLLLGNMHGSTHETAAAIAAMRGRVDGLLVMPPDLKPELLADYLDPALPTVLLNYDAGPLDLPFVAVDNYQGAYRMTEALLARGAKQVVHIAGPKHNRDARDRQRGFTDAMAKIGGVRTPAILPGDFSEESGAQAARLLVQGQLPADAVFAANDQMAVGLIAGLAEAGKSVPGDVMVAGFDDIPLARHLNPSLSTMQVHIDRLGSTAMMLLLRMLRGETLGAANATILTPELTVRGTTGGPIADVVAGAKQP; this comes from the coding sequence ATGGCCACTTTGAGAGACGTCGCCCGCGAAGCCGGGGTCTCGGTCGCGACCGCTTCGCGCGCCATCAACGGGCTCGGCAATGTCACCGCGCCGACGCGCGCGGCGGTGATGGCAGCGGTCAAGAAGCTCAACTTCGTTCCGCACAGCGGCGCGCGCAGCCTGACGCGGCGCAAAACCGACACCGTCGGCGTCATCCTGCCCGACCTGTTCGGCGAATTCTTTTCCGAAATCATTCGCGGCATCGACCTTGTCGCGCATGAATCGGGGATGCACCTGCTGCTCGGCAACATGCACGGCAGCACGCACGAGACGGCGGCGGCGATCGCGGCGATGCGCGGGCGCGTCGACGGGCTGCTGGTGATGCCGCCCGACCTGAAACCCGAATTGCTCGCCGACTATCTCGACCCCGCGCTGCCGACGGTGCTGCTCAACTATGACGCCGGGCCGCTCGACCTGCCCTTTGTCGCCGTCGACAATTACCAGGGCGCCTATCGGATGACCGAGGCGCTGTTGGCGCGCGGCGCGAAGCAGGTCGTCCATATCGCCGGCCCCAAGCATAATCGCGACGCGCGCGACCGTCAGCGCGGTTTCACCGATGCGATGGCGAAAATCGGCGGTGTCCGCACCCCCGCGATCCTGCCGGGCGATTTTTCCGAGGAAAGCGGCGCGCAGGCGGCGCGGCTGCTGGTGCAGGGCCAGTTGCCCGCCGACGCGGTGTTCGCGGCCAATGACCAGATGGCGGTCGGGCTGATCGCGGGCCTCGCCGAAGCGGGCAAATCGGTGCCGGGCGACGTCATGGTCGCGGGGTTCGACGATATTCCGCTCGCGCGCCACCTGAACCCGTCGCTGTCGACGATGCAGGTGCATATCGACCGGCTGGGATCGACCGCGATGATGCTGCTGCTGCGCATGTTGCGCGGCGAAACGCTGGGCGCGGCGAACGCGACGATTCTGACGCCGGAGCTGACCGTGCGGGGGACGACCGGCGGCCCGATCGCCGACGTCGTGGCGGGCGCCAAGCAGCCGTGA
- a CDS encoding extracellular solute-binding protein — protein MRLGRRQLTGALAALPLLPMLGGCGARRADALTIWAMGNEGANLPALLKTLALPADLPPVEVQPLPWSAAHEKLLTGFAGGSLPAIGQVGNSWIAEMAAIGAIVPLPAPAAALLDDQFAAVVETNRIAGTAWAVPWYVDTRLQFYRKDMFARAGYAAPPLAWAEWKRALHRVKALAGPGNYAVLLPLNEFEQLLTIALSAGARLLRDKDARGAFSDPEFKAALAFYKSLFDEKLAPLASAAQISNIWNEFAKGYFSIFTSGPWTIGDMKSRLAPDMQDKWGTAPNPGPDGLGSAAPGGSSLVVFANHADSTAAWDIVARLLAPGAQLELHRLTGNLPARRSVWRAAGLASDSIVAPFATQLDRATALPKVPEWERIVTEMQVVAERMVRGEFGVDAAAREIDRRADRLLEKRRWMLDRGRAL, from the coding sequence ATGCGGTTAGGACGACGCCAGCTAACGGGCGCGCTCGCGGCGTTGCCGCTGCTGCCGATGCTCGGCGGCTGCGGCGCACGGCGCGCCGATGCGCTGACCATCTGGGCGATGGGCAATGAAGGGGCGAATCTTCCTGCTTTGCTAAAGACGCTCGCGCTTCCCGCGGACCTGCCGCCGGTCGAGGTGCAGCCGCTGCCGTGGAGCGCGGCGCACGAGAAATTGCTCACCGGCTTCGCGGGCGGGTCGCTGCCCGCAATCGGCCAGGTCGGCAACAGCTGGATCGCCGAAATGGCGGCGATCGGCGCGATCGTCCCCCTGCCCGCCCCGGCCGCCGCGCTGCTCGACGATCAGTTCGCCGCGGTCGTCGAAACCAATCGGATCGCGGGCACCGCCTGGGCCGTGCCCTGGTATGTCGACACGCGGCTGCAATTTTACCGCAAGGACATGTTTGCGCGCGCCGGCTATGCCGCGCCGCCGCTCGCATGGGCCGAATGGAAGCGGGCGCTGCACCGCGTCAAGGCGCTCGCCGGTCCCGGCAATTACGCGGTGCTGCTGCCGCTCAACGAGTTCGAGCAGTTGCTGACCATCGCGCTGTCGGCGGGCGCGCGGCTTCTGCGCGACAAGGATGCGCGCGGCGCCTTTTCGGACCCCGAGTTCAAGGCGGCGCTCGCCTTCTACAAATCGCTGTTCGACGAAAAACTCGCGCCGCTCGCCTCGGCAGCACAGATTTCGAACATCTGGAACGAATTTGCGAAGGGCTATTTCAGCATCTTCACGTCGGGCCCGTGGACGATCGGCGACATGAAAAGCCGCCTCGCGCCCGATATGCAGGACAAATGGGGTACGGCGCCCAATCCCGGCCCCGACGGCCTCGGTTCGGCCGCGCCCGGCGGGTCGAGCCTGGTCGTTTTCGCCAATCACGCGGACAGCACCGCCGCGTGGGATATCGTCGCGCGCCTGCTTGCGCCGGGCGCTCAGCTCGAACTTCACCGGCTGACCGGCAATCTTCCGGCGCGGCGTTCGGTCTGGCGCGCGGCGGGACTTGCAAGCGACTCCATCGTCGCCCCTTTCGCCACGCAGCTCGACCGTGCGACCGCGCTGCCCAAAGTGCCCGAATGGGAGCGCATCGTCACCGAAATGCAGGTGGTCGCCGAACGCATGGTGCGCGGCGAGTTTGGCGTCGATGCCGCCGCGCGCGAAATCGACCGCCGCGCCGACCGCCTGCTCGAAAAAAGGCGCTGGATGCTCGACCGGGGACGCGCGCTGTGA
- a CDS encoding carbohydrate ABC transporter permease yields MTGVGRPREARAGWAMTAPALAAILAFFVIPAIGSLFLSFTDFDIYALADLDNLRFVGFQNYERLVANPLFWKAMTNSLLFVAIGTPFIVTLSLFAAMLINSRWLKWRPVWRVALFAPYVTTLVATAVVWRYLLHTRYGLVNYLLSLVGIAPVDWLGSPTASLPAILLFVGWKTFGYTMIIFLAALQTVPRELDEAARIEGAGWLTRLRHVTLPAIAPTVLLVSVLTVAAMFQLFAEPYVMTQGGPAQSTVTILYFMYEEGFKWWNLGSGAAVAFLLFLCILAVTLVQLRLARRSAAI; encoded by the coding sequence GTGACCGGCGTGGGCCGCCCCCGCGAGGCGCGCGCCGGATGGGCGATGACCGCGCCGGCGCTCGCCGCGATCCTGGCCTTCTTCGTCATCCCGGCGATCGGCTCGCTATTCCTCAGCTTCACCGATTTCGACATCTACGCGCTCGCCGACCTCGACAATCTGCGCTTCGTCGGTTTCCAGAATTACGAAAGGCTGGTCGCCAATCCCCTGTTCTGGAAGGCGATGACGAACAGCTTGCTGTTCGTTGCGATCGGCACCCCCTTTATCGTCACTCTGTCGCTCTTCGCCGCGATGCTCATCAATTCGCGCTGGCTCAAATGGCGCCCGGTGTGGCGGGTTGCCTTGTTCGCGCCCTATGTGACGACGCTCGTGGCGACGGCGGTTGTGTGGCGCTATCTGCTCCACACGCGCTATGGTCTCGTCAACTATCTGCTCTCGCTGGTCGGGATCGCACCGGTCGACTGGCTGGGCAGCCCGACCGCATCGCTGCCCGCGATCCTGCTTTTCGTCGGCTGGAAGACCTTTGGCTATACCATGATCATCTTCCTCGCCGCGCTCCAGACGGTGCCGCGCGAACTCGACGAAGCGGCGCGGATCGAGGGCGCGGGATGGTTGACCCGGCTGCGCCACGTCACCCTGCCCGCGATCGCACCGACGGTGCTGCTCGTGTCGGTGCTGACCGTCGCGGCAATGTTCCAGCTCTTTGCCGAACCCTATGTGATGACGCAGGGTGGCCCCGCGCAGTCGACGGTGACGATCCTCTATTTCATGTATGAGGAAGGGTTCAAATGGTGGAACCTGGGATCGGGCGCGGCGGTCGCCTTCCTGCTGTTCCTCTGCATCCTCGCGGTGACGCTGGTGCAATTGCGGCTGGCCAGACGGAGCGCCGCGATATGA
- a CDS encoding carbohydrate ABC transporter permease: MSLRRWTVTLLAALVALLTIAPLLWMLSVSFMARGEAAQFPPPLLPGDPTLDNYRALFGSFGVGRFLLNSLLVSTLATLLALLFTIPAGYAFAKLRFRGRDATFRLLVAALVVPGQIGMLPLFLELKAMGLVNSYAGALVPWLAGIFGIFLVRQYCLSIPDEMLEAARIDGASEAQILRRIVLPLLTPIIVTLALFVFLGSWNDFMWPLIILADQELYTLPVALAAMSREHVQDNELMMAGAVVTTLPVLILFLALQRFYLSGLTTGSVKG, from the coding sequence ATGAGCCTTCGCCGCTGGACCGTCACGCTGCTCGCGGCGCTCGTCGCGCTGCTCACCATCGCGCCGCTGCTCTGGATGCTGTCGGTCAGCTTCATGGCGCGCGGCGAGGCGGCGCAATTCCCCCCGCCGCTGCTTCCCGGCGATCCGACGCTCGACAATTATCGCGCCCTGTTCGGCTCCTTCGGCGTCGGGCGCTTCCTGCTCAACAGCCTGCTCGTCTCGACGCTCGCGACGCTGCTCGCGCTCCTCTTCACCATCCCCGCGGGCTATGCCTTCGCCAAGCTGCGCTTCAGGGGCCGCGACGCAACCTTCCGCCTGCTCGTCGCCGCGCTTGTCGTGCCGGGCCAGATCGGGATGCTGCCCCTTTTCCTCGAGCTCAAGGCGATGGGGCTGGTGAACAGCTATGCCGGTGCGCTGGTGCCGTGGCTCGCGGGCATTTTCGGCATCTTCCTCGTCCGCCAATACTGCCTGTCGATCCCCGACGAGATGCTCGAAGCGGCGCGCATCGACGGCGCGAGCGAGGCGCAGATCCTGCGGCGCATCGTGCTGCCGCTCCTCACCCCGATCATCGTCACGCTCGCGCTGTTCGTGTTTCTCGGCAGCTGGAACGATTTCATGTGGCCGCTGATCATCCTCGCTGATCAGGAGCTTTACACCCTCCCCGTCGCGCTCGCGGCGATGAGCCGCGAGCATGTGCAGGACAATGAGCTGATGATGGCCGGCGCCGTCGTCACCACCCTGCCCGTGCTCATCCTCTTTCTCGCCCTCCAGCGCTTCTATCTGAGCGGTCTCACCACCGGGAGCGTCAAGGGATGA